The Caldanaerobius fijiensis DSM 17918 genome includes a region encoding these proteins:
- the csm4 gene encoding type III-A CRISPR-associated RAMP protein Csm4 — protein sequence MRSYRVKLKFKGPVHFGYKEKMDNVTEYIIHSDTLFSGILNCYLLLYGKRKADEIVNRFLSGDLPFKLSSAFLYIGEEYLIPKPINLDLSDTVGDFKKAKKIRYVPLDYTYKQAKSEVYIKGPIMTNKKYDRIFSIDERPRVTLDRIERSSKIYYLSSCTFGENVGLWFYLDVYDTGIEKEIQAAIRLLGDEGLGGERTYGFGLFCVDFCEEKANFDLESDQYLLLSLFLPSESDDLSSGLISYELAERGGYVYSPFSSNLKKKKVRMFLEGSVFKKKYNGKIVDVTPDNFNTHKVLRYGIPYWKPILLSGQRG from the coding sequence ATGAGATCATACAGAGTAAAATTGAAATTTAAAGGACCTGTCCACTTTGGGTACAAGGAGAAAATGGATAATGTGACTGAATATATAATTCATTCAGATACACTATTTAGTGGTATCTTAAACTGTTATTTGCTCTTATACGGCAAAAGAAAGGCAGATGAAATTGTAAATAGATTTTTAAGTGGAGATTTGCCATTTAAGTTATCATCAGCTTTTTTATATATAGGTGAAGAATATTTAATTCCTAAACCGATTAATTTGGATTTATCTGATACAGTAGGAGATTTTAAAAAAGCCAAAAAAATTAGGTACGTGCCGTTAGATTATACCTATAAACAAGCCAAAAGTGAGGTTTACATAAAAGGACCTATAATGACAAACAAGAAGTATGATAGGATTTTTAGCATTGATGAAAGGCCCAGGGTGACATTAGATAGAATTGAGCGCAGTAGTAAGATTTATTATTTAAGTAGTTGTACGTTTGGTGAAAATGTAGGATTATGGTTTTATCTAGACGTTTATGACACAGGTATAGAAAAAGAAATACAGGCAGCAATCAGATTGCTGGGAGACGAAGGATTAGGGGGCGAAAGAACATATGGATTCGGTTTATTTTGTGTAGATTTCTGCGAAGAAAAAGCTAATTTTGATTTAGAGTCTGATCAATATCTTCTTCTGTCTTTGTTTTTGCCGTCTGAAAGTGATGATTTAAGTAGTGGTTTAATAAGCTACGAGCTCGCTGAAAGAGGAGGTTATGTATACTCTCCTTTTAGTTCAAACCTGAAGAAGAAAAAGGTAAGGATGTTTTTGGAAGGCAGTGTATTTAAGAAAAAATATAATGGTAAAATTGTTGATGTAACACCGGATAATTTTAATACGCATAAAGTTTTAAGATATGGTATTCCATATTGGAAGCCTATTTTACTTTCTGGTCAGAGGGGTTGA
- the csm3 gene encoding type III-A CRISPR-associated RAMP protein Csm3, translated as MENLKFQGKYIITTDIVAKTGLHIGSSESSLEIGGVDNSVIKDAQGRPYIPGSSLKGKMRALMEYAEGLINPDNLVFTVEKKDNKEESIRIHMCEKADCPVCNIFGRNHGKHNFVNGSSKNFDNVITPTRLIVRDAYLIEESITEEMKENLDLDWTEVKFENNLDRITSNANPRQTERVPAGARFEGQFILNVLNDEGTKYLRKLLEAMMLLEDDYLGGQGSRGYGRIAFENLKIVFRSKEFYEGTKDEDIVIQNCGCIREVLNKLK; from the coding sequence ATGGAGAATTTAAAGTTTCAAGGTAAATACATAATAACTACTGATATAGTGGCTAAGACAGGATTACATATAGGTTCTTCTGAGAGCAGCCTTGAAATCGGTGGTGTGGATAATTCGGTTATAAAGGATGCTCAGGGAAGGCCTTATATCCCGGGCAGCAGTTTAAAAGGTAAAATGAGGGCATTGATGGAGTATGCTGAAGGCCTTATAAACCCAGATAATTTAGTTTTTACGGTTGAGAAAAAAGACAACAAAGAAGAAAGTATAAGAATTCACATGTGCGAAAAAGCGGATTGTCCTGTTTGCAATATTTTTGGTAGAAACCACGGAAAACATAATTTTGTCAATGGTAGTTCAAAAAATTTCGATAATGTAATAACTCCTACAAGGTTAATTGTAAGGGATGCTTATTTGATTGAGGAAAGTATTACAGAGGAAATGAAGGAGAATCTTGACTTAGATTGGACAGAGGTAAAGTTTGAGAACAATTTGGATAGGATAACGTCCAACGCAAATCCCAGGCAGACAGAAAGGGTCCCGGCCGGAGCGCGATTTGAGGGACAGTTTATTTTAAATGTGTTAAATGACGAAGGAACAAAGTATTTAAGAAAATTGCTTGAGGCCATGATGTTATTAGAAGATGACTACCTGGGTGGACAGGGAAGTAGGGGATACGGGAGAATCGCTTTTGAAAATTTAAAAATTGTTTTTAGAAGCAAGGAATTTTATGAAGGTACAAAAGACGAAGATATAGTAATCCAAAATTGTGGTTGTATAAGAGAGGTACTAAATAAGTTAAAGTGA
- the csm2 gene encoding type III-A CRISPR-associated protein Csm2, with amino-acid sequence MPNDGMGIKNNTNKNLNDIMKKINDAIDAEKDPKGDAFLFCAQETGRLLAEKKVSISQIRKVYSEARRIKYNEDGIYRLKILEALLAYMAGRFKELKEFKDILTKAIGVAEKNEKNFKRFIEFFQAVIAYHRANGGKE; translated from the coding sequence ATGCCAAATGATGGTATGGGTATAAAAAACAATACAAATAAAAATTTAAATGATATTATGAAAAAAATTAATGATGCCATTGACGCTGAAAAAGATCCTAAAGGTGATGCTTTTTTGTTCTGTGCTCAAGAAACCGGCAGATTGCTTGCTGAGAAAAAGGTGAGTATATCGCAAATTAGAAAGGTCTATAGTGAAGCAAGGAGAATTAAGTACAATGAGGATGGGATTTATAGACTGAAGATTTTAGAGGCTTTGCTTGCATATATGGCAGGGAGATTTAAAGAACTTAAGGAATTTAAAGATATTTTAACAAAAGCGATTGGTGTAGCAGAAAAAAACGAAAAAAATTTTAAGAGATTTATTGAGTTTTTCCAGGCTGTTATTGCTTATCACAGAGCAAATGGCGGAAAGGAATAG
- the cas10 gene encoding type III-A CRISPR-associated protein Cas10/Csm1 translates to MGLIYENFTEEERNLFLASILHDIGKYWQRTRDDKTNEKVKKVYREIYREEGSYNPRHQEWGAYFCETYVKINEVTLAVRNHHRPVTKMDYIIAIADKLSAVERDNKRSDDEEDAKQLISIFSDIKLDGLGAEGAYYKKLVPLSEFTMSTPEIDMNISYSYKLLWERFIDDFVKIENFSDPIELLKFYHVLEEYTFNVPSAYYYSRPDISLWAHLKTTAAIAFCLFRELEGSSERVYERIHSKIITQSVFEDGEGDLFCLVKGDISGIQDFVYDTEMDGATKSLRGKSFYISYLMDLVAKYILINEKMPICNMIYSGGGHFYLLMPAKFIDKIDYYQGILDQILFNAHGLRLSILIDAVPVSIEDLIKNFSDKLDEVGIKINKKKEKKYLSLIFNNNFKFFEPYEDKGDICPHCGRPLISDRCDFCFSFEKLGESLIKGSYIVEQIIKPLESSIRTYDDIFKALGFKIEISKEPRDGFCYAYKKDVFKFRNCCGYIRIPSHMKEEGGKIVNFDEISDMSKGCKTWGIVRGDVDNLGRIFYEGLGENKSIARVSTLSSELSLFFGSYLESLLKDEFEYCSAIYAGGDDFLFVGPWDKLPYLAYAIRNKFSEFTGHNSAITISMSIDISPDRKFPLYKVALSCGEHLEDAKLYVRSGKQKDCLAFAGYNLGWEEFEKLSRVKSMFVSALEKGVSRAILSIIYKVDDQKKMAERNGEIFKSWWLIYHIARLGDRYKNAKDIVNEIKDALLEKGNLLYKHTYLACRWAEMETRNE, encoded by the coding sequence TTGGGACTAATTTACGAAAATTTTACCGAAGAAGAAAGAAACTTGTTTTTGGCATCCATTCTTCATGATATAGGAAAGTACTGGCAGAGGACAAGAGATGATAAAACTAATGAAAAAGTAAAGAAAGTATATAGAGAAATTTATAGAGAAGAAGGTAGTTATAATCCAAGACATCAAGAATGGGGAGCATATTTTTGCGAGACGTACGTAAAAATAAATGAAGTAACTTTAGCTGTTAGAAATCATCATAGACCGGTAACAAAAATGGATTATATTATTGCTATTGCAGATAAACTCTCGGCAGTTGAAAGGGATAATAAGAGGTCAGATGATGAAGAAGATGCAAAACAGCTTATTTCGATTTTTTCCGATATAAAATTAGATGGTTTAGGGGCAGAGGGTGCATATTATAAAAAATTAGTACCTTTGTCTGAATTTACAATGTCTACCCCTGAAATAGACATGAATATTTCATATAGTTATAAACTGTTATGGGAAAGATTTATTGACGATTTTGTCAAAATAGAGAATTTTTCAGATCCGATAGAATTATTAAAGTTTTATCATGTTTTAGAAGAGTATACGTTTAATGTACCTTCAGCCTATTATTATTCAAGGCCTGATATTTCTCTTTGGGCTCATTTAAAGACTACTGCAGCAATTGCATTTTGTCTTTTTAGAGAGTTAGAGGGAAGCAGTGAAAGAGTATATGAGAGAATACATAGTAAGATAATTACACAATCCGTTTTTGAAGATGGAGAAGGGGATCTATTTTGCCTTGTAAAAGGGGATATTTCGGGAATTCAGGATTTTGTGTACGATACAGAAATGGATGGCGCAACGAAATCCTTAAGGGGTAAATCTTTTTATATATCGTATTTAATGGATTTAGTAGCTAAGTATATTTTGATCAATGAAAAGATGCCAATTTGCAATATGATTTATTCTGGCGGAGGGCATTTTTATTTATTGATGCCTGCAAAATTTATAGACAAAATAGATTATTATCAAGGGATTTTGGATCAGATACTTTTTAATGCCCATGGACTAAGGCTCTCCATTTTAATCGATGCTGTTCCTGTAAGTATAGAAGACTTAATTAAAAATTTTTCAGATAAGCTAGATGAAGTTGGTATTAAAATAAATAAAAAAAAGGAGAAAAAATATCTTAGTTTGATATTCAATAATAATTTTAAGTTTTTTGAACCTTATGAAGATAAGGGAGATATATGCCCACATTGTGGTAGACCTTTAATTAGTGATAGATGTGATTTTTGCTTTAGTTTCGAAAAGCTTGGTGAGTCTTTGATTAAAGGTAGTTATATAGTAGAGCAAATAATTAAACCTTTGGAATCCAGTATAAGAACTTATGATGATATTTTTAAAGCATTAGGGTTTAAAATTGAAATCTCAAAAGAACCCAGAGATGGATTTTGCTATGCCTATAAGAAAGATGTATTTAAATTTAGAAATTGCTGCGGGTATATAAGGATACCTTCACATATGAAAGAGGAAGGTGGGAAAATAGTAAATTTTGACGAAATATCTGATATGTCTAAAGGATGTAAAACATGGGGGATTGTAAGAGGTGATGTTGACAACCTTGGAAGGATATTCTATGAAGGGCTTGGGGAAAACAAGTCTATAGCCAGGGTATCGACATTATCATCAGAACTTTCATTGTTTTTTGGTTCTTATTTAGAGAGCCTACTGAAGGATGAATTTGAATATTGTTCAGCTATTTATGCTGGTGGCGATGACTTTTTATTTGTGGGACCTTGGGACAAGCTACCTTATCTAGCTTATGCTATAAGGAACAAGTTTTCAGAATTTACAGGGCATAATAGTGCAATAACCATTTCAATGTCTATAGATATTTCACCAGATCGGAAGTTTCCGCTTTACAAGGTAGCATTAAGTTGTGGAGAACATCTGGAAGATGCAAAATTATATGTAAGAAGTGGTAAGCAAAAAGATTGTTTGGCTTTTGCAGGTTACAATCTTGGATGGGAAGAATTTGAAAAACTAAGCAGAGTGAAATCTATGTTTGTTAGTGCTCTTGAAAAAGGTGTTTCTAGAGCGATTTTGAGCATTATTTACAAAGTTGACGATCAAAAAAAGATGGCTGAAAGAAATGGAGAAATATTTAAATCATGGTGGTTGATTTATCACATCGCTCGATTGGGTGATAGATATAAGAATGCAAAAGACATTGTAAATGAGATAAAAGATGCATTACTTGAAAAAGGAAATTTACTTTATAAACATACTTATCTTGCGTGCCGTTGGGCAGAAATGGAGACAAGAAATGAATAA
- the namA gene encoding NADPH dehydrogenase NamA gives MSLLYTPIKIKDVLMRNRVMMSPMCMYSASADGMPNDWHLVHYATRAVGGVGLIMQEATAVESRGRITDRDLGIWNDEQVQELKKIVSLCKGHGAAMGIQLAHAGRKCEVATEDVVAPSPIKAGENYKMPRELSVDDIRCIVTSFGMAAKRADEAGYDIVEIHAAHGYLIHEFLSPLSNKRTDQYGGSLENRVRFLNEIIDEVRKYWPDNKPLFVRVSADDYIPGGINIDMMVDIVNQIKDRVDAIDVSSGGLLSAHIDVYPGYQIKYAQEIKSRCNIKTVAVGLITAPEMAEEIVSNERADMVALGRELLRNPYWVLQSAGRLHTDVSWPVQYERAK, from the coding sequence ATGAGCCTATTGTATACACCTATCAAAATAAAGGACGTACTTATGAGAAACAGGGTGATGATGTCACCTATGTGCATGTACTCTGCGTCTGCGGACGGTATGCCTAATGATTGGCATCTGGTCCATTACGCCACAAGGGCCGTAGGCGGTGTAGGCCTTATAATGCAGGAGGCCACGGCGGTGGAGAGCAGAGGCAGGATAACGGATCGCGATCTTGGCATATGGAATGATGAGCAGGTACAGGAGCTGAAGAAAATAGTGTCGCTGTGTAAAGGCCATGGAGCTGCGATGGGAATTCAGCTGGCCCATGCAGGGCGCAAGTGCGAGGTGGCTACCGAAGATGTGGTGGCACCAAGCCCCATAAAGGCCGGTGAAAATTATAAGATGCCGAGAGAGCTATCCGTTGATGACATTCGCTGCATTGTCACGTCTTTTGGCATGGCTGCCAAAAGGGCTGATGAAGCAGGTTATGATATTGTGGAAATCCACGCAGCCCACGGTTACCTTATTCACGAATTCTTGTCACCTCTTTCTAACAAGCGGACAGATCAGTACGGTGGTAGCCTTGAAAACCGCGTGAGATTTTTAAATGAAATAATAGATGAAGTTAGAAAATATTGGCCTGATAACAAGCCTTTGTTTGTACGGGTTTCGGCTGATGATTATATACCAGGTGGTATAAACATAGATATGATGGTGGATATCGTGAACCAGATTAAGGATAGAGTAGATGCAATTGACGTGAGCAGCGGAGGCCTGTTAAGCGCCCATATCGATGTTTACCCCGGCTATCAGATTAAATATGCTCAGGAAATAAAATCTCGATGCAATATAAAGACTGTGGCGGTAGGGCTTATAACCGCACCCGAGATGGCAGAGGAGATAGTCTCCAATGAGAGGGCGGATATGGTGGCACTGGGAAGAGAGCTGCTGAGAAATCCTTACTGGGTATTGCAATCGGCAGGTCGCCTGCACACCGATGTTTCCTGGCCTGTACAATACGAGAGGGCAAAGTAA
- a CDS encoding class I adenylate-forming enzyme family protein, with the protein MDFFKKIGMIAKNDPDRLCIVKDSKKYSYGEFFNVANDIAERLSSIGSVMDKVLIYKRDCLEQFLYFFGASMAGKISILCPPTISNRKLNSMIEKIQPKIIISDNFELPADKSKVPLPDKKDIFLGALSSGTTGEEKIIWRDWASWTEAFPIQSKIFGIHEKSILFIHGPFSYTANLNSALHILSEGGSIVLTDKNRPSSWVHVIKKYGVNVVFMVPAYYRMMVKYLNEPLKDIESVVTGGAKLDFETACSLFKIFPNAKITEYYGASELSYVTYNTGEDIIKKNLSVGKPFPGVEIWIKEGEVWVKSPYIAPDYRPQATVGDIGYMDSEGFLYLEGRKGDVINKGGQKIFPERVESILLKNPKIENAAVIGVDDQLKGQEVLAMIVKKDKSLTISEVREFCRANLEVYERPSKIMFVNDLPLNSNGKIDKRRIKSQFLLDTHKIKI; encoded by the coding sequence TTGGATTTTTTTAAAAAAATAGGAATGATAGCCAAAAACGATCCGGACAGATTGTGTATTGTGAAAGATTCAAAAAAATATTCTTATGGCGAGTTTTTTAATGTAGCTAATGATATTGCAGAACGCCTTTCATCTATTGGTTCTGTTATGGATAAAGTGTTAATATATAAAAGAGATTGCCTCGAGCAGTTTTTATATTTCTTTGGTGCAAGTATGGCAGGTAAAATTTCTATACTGTGTCCTCCCACTATTTCAAACAGGAAACTAAATTCCATGATAGAGAAGATACAGCCCAAAATAATAATAAGTGACAATTTCGAGCTGCCAGCGGATAAAAGTAAAGTTCCGTTGCCGGACAAAAAGGATATTTTCCTTGGAGCACTTTCTTCAGGTACTACCGGGGAAGAAAAGATAATATGGCGGGACTGGGCAAGCTGGACTGAGGCCTTTCCTATCCAGAGTAAAATTTTTGGCATTCATGAAAAAAGCATACTGTTTATTCACGGCCCTTTCAGCTACACAGCAAACTTAAACAGCGCACTTCATATACTATCTGAAGGTGGAAGTATTGTGCTTACAGATAAAAATAGGCCGTCAAGCTGGGTTCATGTAATTAAAAAGTATGGTGTCAACGTGGTGTTTATGGTTCCAGCATATTACAGGATGATGGTGAAGTATTTAAACGAACCACTAAAGGATATAGAATCTGTAGTAACAGGAGGTGCCAAGCTTGATTTTGAAACTGCCTGCAGTTTATTTAAGATATTTCCTAACGCAAAAATTACAGAATATTACGGTGCAAGTGAACTAAGTTATGTGACATACAATACTGGTGAAGATATAATAAAAAAGAATTTGAGTGTTGGAAAGCCATTTCCAGGTGTAGAAATTTGGATAAAGGAAGGTGAGGTTTGGGTCAAAAGCCCTTATATAGCGCCTGACTATAGACCCCAGGCTACTGTAGGCGATATTGGATATATGGATTCGGAAGGCTTTTTGTACCTGGAAGGACGCAAAGGAGACGTTATAAATAAGGGCGGACAGAAGATTTTCCCTGAAAGAGTGGAAAGCATCTTGCTAAAAAACCCTAAAATAGAAAATGCGGCAGTTATAGGAGTTGATGATCAACTGAAAGGTCAGGAAGTGCTGGCGATGATAGTAAAGAAAGATAAAAGCCTGACTATTAGTGAAGTTAGAGAGTTTTGCAGAGCGAACCTAGAGGTTTATGAAAGGCCTTCAAAAATTATGTTTGTCAATGATTTGCCGTTAAACAGCAACGGCAAGATAGATAAAAGGCGAATAAAAAGCCAATTCTTACTTGACACACACAAAATTAAAATTTAA
- a CDS encoding thiolase family protein codes for MKSAYIVGGLRSPIGKTNGVLKNLLPHKMAAILLNKLIDKYNINCGAIDKVILANAVGPGGNIARLSLLEAGWSFSIPGVTVDFQCGGGLEAVNLAAHHIVSGQCEMVIAGGVESTSMEPKRQYNKNDPRYKGEGVFYKRAQFSPESIGDPDMLESAENVASNLNISRREMDLWAIESHRRAAEASKQKLLKDVIVPLSVNGTVISYDESIRAGMSLKLAEKARSVVRKGGSITAVNACLTHDGAAVILVASKEALEKYGLKPSAKIIEAVDAGVDPNLSPLGVIAAVQKLIKKTNVKIDDIDAFEVNEAFAVKVLAFIKEFNISPEKVNIWGGALAYGHPYGASGAIILIHLLEILKKLNKRIGVAAIGVAGGQGAAMMIERCDA; via the coding sequence ATGAAGAGTGCATATATAGTAGGAGGGCTTAGAAGCCCTATTGGCAAAACGAATGGTGTTTTAAAAAATTTATTGCCTCATAAGATGGCAGCAATATTGTTAAATAAATTAATTGATAAGTATAACATAAATTGTGGGGCAATAGATAAGGTTATTCTTGCAAATGCTGTTGGTCCAGGGGGCAACATTGCCAGGTTGTCGCTACTTGAAGCTGGATGGAGCTTTAGCATTCCCGGCGTTACGGTGGATTTTCAGTGTGGTGGAGGCCTTGAGGCTGTAAATTTAGCTGCGCACCATATAGTATCAGGTCAGTGTGAAATGGTTATTGCAGGTGGTGTTGAGAGTACCAGTATGGAACCTAAAAGGCAGTATAACAAAAATGATCCCAGGTATAAAGGAGAAGGCGTATTCTATAAAAGAGCGCAGTTTTCTCCAGAATCTATTGGAGACCCTGATATGCTGGAGAGTGCAGAAAATGTCGCCTCTAATCTTAATATATCAAGGCGGGAAATGGATTTATGGGCTATTGAAAGCCACAGAAGGGCGGCTGAGGCAAGTAAGCAGAAATTATTAAAAGACGTTATAGTGCCATTATCGGTTAATGGCACTGTTATTTCTTATGATGAAAGCATTAGGGCTGGTATGTCTTTAAAACTTGCTGAAAAGGCCAGAAGCGTTGTGAGGAAAGGTGGTAGCATCACAGCTGTAAACGCCTGCCTCACCCATGATGGTGCGGCAGTTATTCTTGTGGCTTCAAAGGAAGCTTTAGAAAAGTATGGATTAAAACCTTCTGCAAAAATAATTGAAGCGGTAGATGCCGGCGTTGATCCAAACTTATCGCCACTTGGTGTGATTGCAGCGGTACAAAAACTTATTAAAAAGACAAATGTGAAGATTGATGACATTGATGCATTTGAAGTAAATGAAGCATTTGCAGTAAAAGTGCTGGCATTTATAAAAGAGTTCAACATATCACCAGAGAAGGTAAATATATGGGGTGGTGCCCTGGCGTACGGTCATCCTTATGGCGCTTCAGGGGCAATTATTTTGATTCACCTTTTAGAAATATTGAAAAAGCTAAACAAGAGAATAGGAGTAGCGGCTATTGGTGTTGCAGGTGGACAGGGAGCAGCGATGATGATCGAAAGGTGTGATGCGTAG
- a CDS encoding biotin transporter BioY: MIKKVSVRDMIYASMLAALTGILGYVIIPLPFSPVPITGQTLAIMLIGLVLSPFMSFMSVAIFLLLGIIGIPVFSGGQAGIGVLIGPKGGYLIGFLIGAVVISLIRKNSNNFIRMAISSLIGGVLVVYLMGVPWLAYITGMNIKKALLVGALPFIPGDLLKMVVALFIARKINNLLQKEVAR, translated from the coding sequence ATGATCAAAAAAGTTAGTGTAAGAGATATGATTTATGCTTCAATGCTTGCGGCATTAACTGGAATATTAGGGTATGTAATTATACCTCTGCCATTTAGTCCGGTGCCGATTACTGGGCAAACCCTAGCAATAATGTTGATAGGTCTTGTATTGTCTCCATTTATGTCATTTATGAGTGTGGCGATCTTTTTGCTGCTTGGCATTATAGGAATTCCAGTCTTTTCAGGTGGACAGGCGGGTATAGGGGTGCTGATAGGACCTAAAGGAGGATATTTAATCGGTTTTTTAATTGGAGCCGTTGTTATAAGCTTGATTAGGAAAAACAGTAATAATTTTATAAGAATGGCTATCTCAAGTTTAATAGGTGGAGTGCTGGTAGTATATTTGATGGGTGTGCCGTGGCTGGCTTATATTACAGGAATGAATATTAAAAAGGCATTGCTTGTTGGAGCACTTCCTTTTATTCCCGGTGATTTGCTTAAAATGGTTGTCGCACTTTTTATCGCCAGAAAGATCAACAACCTGTTGCAAAAAGAGGTTGCGAGATGA
- a CDS encoding hotdog family protein → MRTPKTIKREYIKQLESILNLQNHWDDEVPSAAGMTLGLSTLLQRVGQGYYIVRQKFNVYSPLRYDEEVYIESDIVLKKSIGKTKYLACKVNICRGHVILELLTELLKKENEGKIHLGYSSREDGEFLKKITPSQIYAFSNWSGDINTIHLTEKPVAQGMLILMLIEDYLKSKNQVIKRGNIRYIKPVMGGDCVYVCLKESKELEGHVNGDTCFILKYSN, encoded by the coding sequence TAAAGCAATTAGAAAGTATCCTAAATTTACAAAACCACTGGGATGATGAAGTGCCAAGTGCCGCCGGGATGACACTAGGATTATCTACATTGTTGCAGAGGGTAGGACAGGGGTATTATATTGTAAGGCAAAAGTTTAATGTCTACAGCCCTTTAAGATACGATGAAGAAGTATACATAGAATCTGATATTGTGCTTAAAAAGAGTATTGGAAAAACAAAATATTTAGCATGTAAGGTAAATATCTGCAGGGGTCATGTAATTTTAGAACTTTTAACCGAACTTTTAAAGAAAGAAAATGAAGGTAAAATTCACCTGGGTTATAGTTCGCGAGAAGATGGAGAATTTTTAAAAAAAATTACCCCATCGCAAATTTATGCTTTCAGTAATTGGAGTGGAGATATAAACACCATTCATTTAACTGAAAAGCCTGTTGCTCAGGGTATGCTGATTCTAATGCTTATTGAAGATTATTTGAAGAGTAAAAATCAGGTTATAAAGAGAGGAAATATCCGTTATATAAAGCCTGTAATGGGCGGTGATTGTGTATATGTTTGCTTAAAAGAATCTAAAGAATTGGAAGGCCATGTAAATGGTGATACTTGTTTTATTTTAAAATACTCAAATTAA